From the Maioricimonas rarisocia genome, one window contains:
- a CDS encoding DUF1501 domain-containing protein: MKLALPMDRSTTVARLLGASGPGPAGWSKPGERPRGSTISAGRHSDTILGGVADAFSLEKEDPATVRRYDTAPLVRPEQISRRWNNYKRYVDNATSLGKLMLLGPPAVRTGLRVRDSHHQLCLGHACRPDNAGVEEGMGYMGVPFDHAIATFLDDIEERGLSEKILLVCCGEIGPHAADQRPGWS; the protein is encoded by the coding sequence ATGAAGCTCGCGCTGCCGATGGACCGGTCGACGACCGTCGCTCGGCTGCTCGGAGCATCTGGACCGGGCCCCGCAGGCTGGTCGAAGCCGGGGGAACGGCCTCGGGGCTCGACGATCTCCGCCGGCAGGCATTCCGACACGATCCTCGGAGGCGTCGCGGACGCCTTCAGCCTCGAGAAGGAAGATCCCGCCACCGTCCGCCGCTACGACACCGCTCCGCTGGTCCGACCGGAGCAGATCAGCCGCCGCTGGAACAACTACAAACGGTACGTCGACAATGCGACGTCGCTGGGCAAGCTGATGCTGCTGGGCCCGCCGGCTGTGCGAACGGGGCTGCGGGTTCGTGACAGTCACCACCAACTTTGTCTGGGACATGCATGCCGACCAGACAACGCCGGCGTCGAAGAAGGTATGGGCTACATGGGAGTCCCCTTCGACCACGCCATCGCGACGTTCCTGGACGACATCGAGGAGCGCGGCCTGAGCGAAAAGATCCTGCTGGTCTGCTGCGGCGAGATTGGGCCGCACGCCGCGGATCAACGGCCGGGGTGGTCGTGA
- the hisA gene encoding 1-(5-phosphoribosyl)-5-[(5-phosphoribosylamino)methylideneamino]imidazole-4-carboxamide isomerase, which produces MQILPAIDIRDGQCVRLRQGDYDQQTVFDADPVAVARKWKEGGASRLHLVDLDGAKAGRPVNLEIVRRIVTETGLPCQLGGGIRNDESVREVLEGAGIDRVIIGTQALKQPEWFRGIVQKYPGRVALGIDARDSMVATEGWLDVSKTSALELAEQYRGLDVAAVIYTNIANDGMMQGVDQQTIDDMIALTQLGLPVIASGGVTTMEDVTRLTEVSRQHPKLVGAIIGRALYEGTIEVSQAVQVAEKDA; this is translated from the coding sequence ATGCAGATTCTTCCCGCAATCGACATCCGCGACGGACAGTGCGTCCGCCTCCGCCAGGGTGACTACGACCAGCAGACCGTCTTCGACGCCGACCCCGTCGCCGTCGCCCGCAAGTGGAAAGAGGGCGGCGCCAGTCGGCTGCATCTGGTCGATCTGGACGGTGCCAAGGCGGGACGGCCCGTCAATCTGGAGATCGTCCGCCGGATCGTCACCGAGACCGGCCTTCCCTGCCAACTGGGGGGCGGCATCCGCAACGACGAATCGGTTCGCGAAGTGCTCGAGGGTGCCGGAATCGACCGGGTGATCATCGGCACCCAGGCCCTCAAGCAGCCGGAATGGTTCCGCGGGATCGTGCAGAAGTACCCCGGCCGCGTCGCCCTGGGGATCGATGCCCGCGACTCGATGGTGGCGACCGAAGGCTGGCTCGACGTCTCCAAGACCTCCGCCCTCGAACTGGCCGAGCAGTACCGCGGCCTGGACGTGGCCGCCGTGATCTACACAAACATTGCCAACGACGGCATGATGCAGGGAGTCGACCAGCAGACGATCGACGACATGATCGCGCTGACGCAGCTTGGCCTGCCGGTCATCGCCTCCGGCGGAGTGACGACAATGGAGGACGTGACGCGGCTGACCGAGGTGAGCCGTCAGCATCCGAAGCTGGTCGGAGCGATCATCGGCCGGGCCCTGTACGAGGGAACGATCGAAGTCAGCCAGGCGGTCCAGGTTGCCGAGAAGGACGCCTGA
- a CDS encoding STAS domain-containing protein gives MSATTKRYDLDASGSHVILTLKQELNDVQWAQIEQVGTEVLQDLQDRRSPSCLIDLSPMHYMGSAMVALIVRIWKAVNDKGGRVVVVVGDDMVLKVISLAGLDKVWNIARTREDGLKQLGGRVTRNSSGQATVSARPSAIVVVISVIGMLVAGAGLGVLYGNYATEPIGQGLVFGGAVVGVLAGLISLVRDQGGRRLLAAVSTVACVGLAVAGWMNFPV, from the coding sequence GTGAGTGCTACGACCAAACGGTATGACCTCGACGCCAGCGGATCACATGTCATTCTCACTCTCAAGCAGGAGTTGAATGACGTTCAATGGGCACAGATTGAACAGGTCGGCACGGAGGTCCTGCAGGATCTCCAGGATCGCCGCTCTCCCTCCTGCCTGATCGACCTCTCCCCGATGCACTACATGGGCAGCGCCATGGTTGCGCTCATCGTCCGCATCTGGAAGGCCGTCAACGACAAGGGGGGACGTGTCGTCGTTGTTGTCGGCGACGACATGGTCCTCAAGGTCATCAGCCTTGCCGGCCTCGACAAGGTCTGGAACATTGCCCGCACCCGCGAAGACGGACTGAAACAGCTCGGCGGACGTGTCACTCGCAACAGCAGTGGTCAGGCGACCGTCTCGGCCCGCCCTTCGGCGATCGTCGTGGTCATCAGCGTCATCGGCATGCTTGTCGCCGGCGCCGGTCTGGGCGTCCTGTACGGCAACTACGCGACAGAGCCGATCGGCCAGGGCCTCGTATTCGGCGGTGCCGTCGTCGGCGTGCTCGCGGGACTTATCAGCCTTGTTCGCGATCAGGGAGGACGTCGTCTGCTGGCTGCCGTCTCGACAGTCGCCTGCGTCGGTCTGGCCGTTGCCGGCTGGATGAACTTCCCCGTCTGA
- a CDS encoding toll/interleukin-1 receptor domain-containing protein: protein MSYSNHNVLPARHLAEQLIAAGKLPWFAEYCIGAERWTTDDRLIAEILSEGIEQSTAGIVLASEHYEKSFWCLKELMQLDEPVAVLELGKGEHGSSEVTERLEAVPAEQIAKYSSEEAALAHVCGVLGWDPIPWPSVNHTPRAPDFDATTGWRMKLDGWKYAGLLKTPRGDEVPAFERSFRDYRATLNVLAGPVAGESLPMEGASIDDRAYRELLISFVRQYSKTIKSPISGAHLIYVGGRGHFAVSYRRDSAWIRKYSLNFPLDRDVKQHRKGDVWEFAVTFAFHGPFEEFCRYAWCFDRAVETFQWHPERATFEFA from the coding sequence ATCAGCTACAGCAACCATAACGTACTGCCTGCCCGCCATCTGGCCGAGCAGTTGATCGCTGCAGGCAAGCTTCCCTGGTTCGCCGAGTACTGCATCGGCGCAGAACGCTGGACGACCGACGATCGCCTGATCGCGGAGATCCTCTCAGAAGGGATTGAGCAGTCCACGGCGGGAATCGTACTGGCTTCGGAGCATTACGAGAAATCGTTCTGGTGCCTGAAGGAGTTGATGCAACTCGATGAGCCGGTCGCGGTCCTCGAACTCGGAAAGGGGGAGCATGGCAGTTCCGAAGTGACGGAACGTCTGGAAGCGGTTCCGGCGGAACAGATCGCGAAGTACAGTTCCGAGGAAGCAGCTCTTGCGCACGTCTGCGGAGTGCTCGGCTGGGATCCCATTCCGTGGCCTTCGGTCAACCACACGCCGCGGGCCCCTGACTTCGACGCGACCACCGGCTGGCGGATGAAGCTCGACGGTTGGAAGTATGCAGGGCTTTTGAAAACGCCAAGAGGTGATGAAGTCCCCGCGTTTGAACGCAGCTTCCGCGACTACCGAGCAACACTGAACGTTCTGGCCGGGCCGGTCGCAGGTGAGTCGTTGCCCATGGAGGGGGCGAGCATCGATGACCGGGCGTACCGGGAGCTGTTAATCAGTTTCGTCCGCCAGTATTCAAAGACGATCAAATCTCCGATTTCTGGTGCACACCTGATTTATGTCGGAGGAAGGGGACACTTTGCGGTTTCTTATCGACGCGACAGTGCCTGGATTCGCAAATACTCGTTGAACTTTCCTCTCGACCGCGATGTGAAGCAGCATCGCAAGGGAGATGTCTGGGAGTTCGCGGTAACGTTTGCGTTTCACGGGCCCTTTGAGGAATTCTGCCGATACGCGTGGTGCTTTGATCGGGCAGTGGAAACGTTCCAGTGGCATCCGGAACGTGCCACTTTCGAATTCGCTTGA
- a CDS encoding DUF1598 domain-containing protein codes for MRVPHHSSASARVALALLILFALTPSLHAQNNNQGNVAGISVDASGVVHPAQLKPESAALVKQRQQAFVSERLSEDLATFSNCRKLSLVALEAAVAAALEQGKELPDDVKYLAGLQRIDYVFVDLEGQDLVIAGPAEGFAPDPGGAMRGLTTGRPTLALEDLIVILQSAARGRISIGCSIDPEPDRLAKMQNYIRQNSSATTPAGAARRYRNMAQILGQQNVSVWGVPEDSHFAQVLVAADFRMKRIGLGVDRSGVREIRSHLSLLRPNGNSLQRWWFVPHYSGVHADDDRTAFYLEGPRCKLLAQEEISDASGIRSDAATTRESTEAFARNFSNHFEELAEVSPVFAQLQGLFDLAVTGRSSASIGCRSGWPTFLDRSDSLAASYPVPRSVPSETMFRRGGRGVVLGLIGGVTLNPRSVLGEVNVGGEEAAAAVGLRGRSLRTDTVPRDRWWWTDHAVWCDMASRDAIESSPAASGGPQSFDMPSRAGRGLNVSTNFDIQEVSFLPGFLPHPAASRRVGRNARLC; via the coding sequence ATGCGAGTGCCTCATCATTCTTCTGCTTCCGCCCGCGTCGCTCTCGCCCTCCTGATTCTGTTCGCTCTCACGCCCTCGCTGCATGCACAGAACAACAACCAGGGGAACGTGGCCGGCATCTCCGTCGATGCGTCCGGCGTCGTCCATCCCGCGCAGCTCAAACCCGAGTCCGCCGCGCTCGTCAAACAGCGGCAGCAAGCGTTTGTCAGCGAGCGACTCTCCGAAGATCTGGCCACGTTCTCGAATTGCCGCAAGCTCTCCCTCGTCGCTCTCGAAGCAGCCGTCGCCGCGGCACTCGAGCAGGGGAAGGAACTGCCGGACGATGTGAAGTACCTCGCCGGCCTGCAGCGGATTGACTACGTCTTCGTTGATCTGGAAGGGCAGGACCTGGTCATCGCCGGCCCGGCCGAGGGATTCGCTCCCGATCCCGGCGGCGCCATGCGGGGGCTGACGACAGGCCGTCCCACGCTCGCTCTCGAAGACCTGATCGTCATTCTGCAGTCCGCCGCACGGGGACGCATTTCGATCGGCTGCTCGATCGATCCCGAACCGGACCGGCTGGCGAAGATGCAGAACTACATCCGGCAGAACAGTTCGGCCACGACTCCGGCCGGTGCCGCTCGCCGGTACCGCAACATGGCGCAGATCCTCGGCCAGCAGAATGTTTCCGTCTGGGGCGTGCCGGAAGACTCACACTTCGCCCAGGTGCTCGTCGCCGCCGACTTCCGCATGAAGCGGATCGGCCTGGGCGTCGATCGCTCGGGCGTACGGGAGATCCGCAGCCATCTTTCGCTGCTGCGACCCAACGGCAACAGTCTCCAGCGGTGGTGGTTCGTGCCGCACTACTCGGGAGTACATGCCGACGACGACCGCACCGCCTTTTACCTCGAAGGCCCCCGCTGCAAACTGCTCGCACAGGAAGAGATCTCGGATGCGTCCGGCATCCGCAGCGATGCCGCGACCACGCGCGAATCGACCGAGGCGTTCGCCCGCAACTTCTCGAACCACTTCGAGGAACTGGCCGAGGTGTCGCCGGTGTTCGCGCAGCTGCAGGGACTGTTCGACCTGGCGGTGACGGGGCGATCCTCAGCGAGTATCGGCTGCCGCAGCGGGTGGCCGACCTTTCTTGATCGCTCCGATTCACTGGCAGCCAGCTATCCTGTGCCACGCTCGGTTCCGTCCGAGACGATGTTCCGCCGCGGGGGCCGGGGCGTGGTTCTGGGGCTGATCGGCGGCGTGACGCTCAACCCACGGTCCGTGCTCGGCGAGGTGAATGTCGGTGGTGAGGAAGCCGCGGCTGCGGTCGGCCTGCGGGGGCGTTCGTTGCGGACCGACACTGTCCCACGGGACCGCTGGTGGTGGACTGATCACGCCGTTTGGTGTGACATGGCGAGCCGTGATGCGATCGAAAGCTCACCGGCCGCGTCCGGTGGGCCGCAGTCGTTTGACATGCCATCCAGGGCGGGCAGGGGATTGAACGTATCTACGAACTTTGATATTCAGGAAGTGTCTTTTCTCCCCGGATTCCTGCCCCATCCAGCCGCGTCCCGGAGGGTCGGCCGGAATGCTCGCCTTTGCTGA
- a CDS encoding YkgJ family cysteine cluster protein, producing MDMPTIRRKDLKPDEVLCDYCTARCCRYFAFPIEKPKSRQDFDHLRWYMLHGRVAIFVEDETWYLMVYADCKHIQSDYRCGIYETRPQICRGYSTDNCEYDDDSVYDKFFETPEQLWEYAQAVLRINKGRKFSPAPPKASEVSLPVVG from the coding sequence ATGGACATGCCGACGATTCGCCGCAAGGATCTCAAGCCGGACGAAGTGCTGTGCGACTACTGCACGGCTCGCTGCTGCCGGTACTTCGCGTTTCCGATCGAGAAGCCGAAGTCGCGGCAGGATTTCGACCATCTGCGGTGGTACATGCTGCATGGCCGGGTGGCGATCTTCGTCGAAGACGAGACCTGGTACCTGATGGTCTACGCCGACTGCAAACACATACAGTCGGACTACCGCTGCGGCATCTACGAAACGCGGCCGCAGATTTGCCGGGGGTACTCGACCGACAACTGTGAGTACGACGACGACTCGGTGTACGACAAGTTCTTCGAGACGCCCGAGCAGCTGTGGGAGTATGCCCAGGCGGTGCTGCGGATCAACAAGGGGCGGAAGTTCTCGCCGGCCCCTCCAAAAGCGAGTGAGGTGTCGCTGCCGGTGGTGGGGTAG
- the cimA gene encoding citramalate synthase, with translation MAMHIQLYDTTLRDGSQGEGVNFSVQDKLLITKMLDDLGFDFIEGGFAGSNEKDTEYFSRVQELDLKHAQICAFGMTRRRGVGPEEDAGLQAMLSTGTTCCTVVGKTWDLHVTEVLRVDLEENVAMIRDSVGFLKSQGRRVLYDAEHFFDGYKANPEYALETVLAAQDAGAEIIVCCDTNGGTLPDELAEIVTNVQKSVSIPLGIHCHNDCDVAVANSLRAVDAGAVQVQGTINGIGERCGNADLVSVAANLAIKKGQDVLQGGEGVKHLTELSRYVYELSNMNFRSNQPFVGRSAFAHKGGMHVHAVNRLASSYEHIDPELVGNERRVLVSELSGRSNIVAKTTKFRIDHDQELMKKILDRVVELENEGWQFEASEASFDLLVKKIAGTYEPKFRQIHYRVSVETAGQKEPLTEATVKLQIDGDGPIRHEVAEGDGPVNALDNALRKALIPTYGNLAGMHLVDYKVRVINSSEGTAARVRVVIESADEHDVWSTVGVSENVIEASWLALVDAIEFKLYKDEGEVGAPLEEAAASPE, from the coding sequence ATGGCCATGCACATCCAGCTTTACGACACGACGCTCCGTGACGGAAGTCAGGGAGAGGGAGTCAACTTCTCCGTTCAGGACAAGCTGCTCATTACGAAAATGCTGGACGATCTCGGCTTCGACTTCATCGAAGGGGGCTTCGCCGGCTCCAACGAGAAGGACACCGAGTACTTCTCCCGTGTGCAGGAGCTGGATCTCAAGCATGCCCAGATCTGTGCCTTCGGCATGACCCGTCGTCGCGGCGTCGGTCCCGAAGAGGATGCCGGCCTGCAGGCGATGCTGTCGACCGGTACGACCTGCTGCACAGTGGTCGGGAAGACCTGGGACCTGCACGTCACCGAGGTGCTGCGTGTCGATCTCGAAGAGAATGTCGCGATGATCCGCGACTCGGTCGGCTTCCTGAAGTCCCAGGGCCGCCGGGTTCTCTACGACGCCGAGCACTTCTTCGACGGCTACAAGGCGAATCCCGAGTACGCGCTCGAGACCGTGCTCGCCGCCCAGGACGCCGGGGCCGAGATCATCGTCTGCTGCGACACCAACGGCGGGACGCTGCCGGACGAACTGGCCGAGATCGTTACCAACGTTCAGAAATCGGTCTCCATCCCGCTGGGAATCCACTGTCACAACGACTGCGACGTCGCCGTCGCCAACTCGTTGCGGGCCGTCGATGCCGGCGCCGTCCAGGTGCAGGGAACGATCAACGGCATCGGCGAGCGGTGCGGCAACGCCGATCTGGTGAGTGTCGCGGCCAACCTGGCGATCAAGAAGGGGCAGGACGTGCTCCAGGGCGGGGAAGGGGTCAAGCACCTCACCGAGCTTTCCCGTTACGTGTACGAACTCTCGAACATGAACTTTCGCTCGAACCAGCCGTTCGTGGGCCGCAGTGCGTTCGCTCACAAGGGAGGCATGCACGTTCATGCCGTCAACCGCCTGGCGAGCAGCTACGAGCACATCGACCCGGAGCTGGTCGGCAACGAGCGGCGGGTTCTGGTCAGCGAGCTGTCGGGCCGGTCCAACATCGTCGCGAAGACCACGAAGTTCCGCATCGATCACGATCAGGAACTGATGAAGAAGATCCTCGACCGGGTTGTCGAACTCGAGAACGAGGGCTGGCAGTTCGAAGCCTCCGAGGCCTCGTTCGACCTGCTCGTCAAGAAGATCGCCGGCACGTACGAGCCGAAGTTCAGGCAGATCCATTACCGCGTCAGTGTCGAGACGGCCGGCCAGAAGGAACCGCTGACCGAAGCGACCGTCAAGCTGCAAATTGACGGCGACGGCCCGATCCGTCACGAAGTGGCCGAGGGGGACGGTCCGGTCAACGCGCTGGACAACGCGCTCCGCAAGGCACTGATCCCCACCTACGGCAACCTCGCAGGAATGCACCTGGTCGACTACAAGGTGCGTGTCATCAATTCCAGCGAGGGGACGGCGGCCCGCGTTCGCGTGGTGATCGAGTCGGCCGACGAACACGATGTCTGGAGCACCGTCGGCGTCAGCGAGAATGTCATCGAAGCCAGCTGGCTGGCCCTCGTGGACGCCATCGAGTTCAAGCTTTACAAGGACGAAGGGGAGGTGGGCGCCCCCCTCGAAGAGGCGGCGGCATCCCCCGAGTGA
- a CDS encoding GspE/PulE family protein, translating into MSVPESSATSSSETQSSESATRSVGGRGEVRQKALQEELRELVGVVGPGPLVDLLLERSFELGATDVHFDPRPDGLHVRLRVDGILHDVLVLEQQVSPQVISRLKLMAGMDITERRFAQDGHISSSVLRHQRDVRVGSGPTIYGERLVLRLMPDSSNYVELDQLGLEPDQTELVLKGIHAPYGMVLSVGPVGSGKSTTTYSCLSLLNDPGRSLVTIEDPVERRIDGVNQIQVDSKINFGFVEALRGVLRQDPDVMMVGEIRDPETAHIAARAGLTGVRVLSTLHANDTASTIDVFREFGIPPMFIADSVNCIIAQRLLRKVCPNHRETFRPDPATAQVLGLNPEDMADVTLARGIPADSNFHTGYFGRTGVFEVLYIDDAIREAILDEKSGTELGHLARKEGMTTLEQSAIRKVLAGVTSIEEMHRVLTS; encoded by the coding sequence ATGTCGGTCCCCGAGTCATCGGCAACGTCGAGCAGCGAGACCCAGAGTTCCGAATCCGCGACCAGGTCGGTCGGGGGACGGGGGGAAGTTCGTCAGAAGGCCCTGCAGGAAGAACTTCGCGAACTGGTCGGCGTCGTCGGTCCCGGTCCGCTGGTCGACCTGCTCCTCGAACGATCCTTCGAACTCGGCGCGACGGACGTCCACTTTGATCCCCGGCCAGACGGCCTGCACGTCCGACTGCGTGTCGACGGCATCCTCCATGATGTCCTCGTCCTCGAGCAGCAGGTCTCGCCGCAGGTCATCTCCCGCCTGAAGCTGATGGCCGGCATGGACATCACCGAACGCCGCTTCGCGCAGGACGGACACATTTCCAGTTCGGTTCTGCGGCACCAGCGGGACGTTCGCGTCGGCAGCGGGCCGACCATCTACGGCGAACGGCTCGTCCTTCGCCTGATGCCGGACAGCAGTAACTACGTCGAACTCGATCAACTCGGACTCGAACCGGACCAGACCGAACTGGTGCTGAAGGGAATTCACGCTCCCTACGGCATGGTTCTTTCTGTCGGACCGGTCGGCAGCGGCAAGAGTACCACCACCTACAGCTGCCTCTCGCTGCTCAACGACCCCGGTCGGAGCCTGGTCACCATCGAAGACCCGGTCGAACGGCGCATCGACGGCGTCAATCAGATTCAGGTCGACTCCAAAATCAACTTCGGGTTCGTCGAAGCGCTGCGGGGCGTTCTGCGCCAGGACCCGGACGTGATGATGGTCGGCGAAATCCGCGATCCCGAGACCGCCCACATCGCCGCCCGCGCCGGTCTGACCGGCGTCCGCGTCCTCAGTACTCTGCATGCCAACGATACCGCCTCGACGATCGACGTGTTCCGCGAGTTCGGCATCCCGCCCATGTTCATCGCCGACAGCGTCAACTGCATCATTGCACAACGACTTCTCCGGAAGGTCTGCCCGAACCACCGCGAAACGTTCCGGCCCGATCCCGCGACGGCCCAGGTCCTCGGCCTCAACCCCGAAGACATGGCAGACGTCACCCTTGCTCGCGGTATTCCGGCCGACTCGAACTTCCACACCGGCTACTTCGGTCGAACCGGCGTCTTCGAAGTGCTCTATATCGATGACGCGATCCGCGAGGCCATTCTCGACGAGAAGTCCGGTACCGAACTGGGACACCTCGCCCGCAAGGAAGGGATGACCACGCTCGAACAGTCCGCCATCCGTAAGGTGCTCGCCGGCGTGACGTCCATCGAAGAGATGCACCGCGTGCTGACCTCCTGA